A single genomic interval of Pangasianodon hypophthalmus isolate fPanHyp1 chromosome 8, fPanHyp1.pri, whole genome shotgun sequence harbors:
- the serpind1 gene encoding heparin cofactor 2: MQLRDRQSRMWILLVIATTFLLNAPALGGVKDLSSHFSFYEKNNAMSLNPHTLPQGGDNLQMESVSPDFHQDNTVTKDLPLEGLEEEDYIDFDKILAEGDDDYTEGDAIDEITTPEPDLDFVSELSDPKVRRACLMRLFHGRTRLQRINVVNAFFGFRLYRSLRNQVNQTDNVLLAPAGISITMGMIALAVGSTTHKQVYQALGFAEFVNASIHYNDSTVHKLFSKLAHRLFRRNFGYTLRSVNDFYIKHTVVMTEGFRSQAKTYYFAEPQSVDFRDPAFLLKANQRIHKMTKGLIKEPLKSVDPNMVVILLNYLYFKGTWEQKFPEELTHYRNFRVNEKHQVRVPMMQNKGTYLAAADHELNCDVLQLPYKGNISMLIAVPQKFSGMKILEQEVSPTVINKWLNSMTNRTREVVFPRFKLEQSYDLVNHLKQLGLTELFTEKGDFSPMASEKVSVNWFKHQSAITVNEEGTEGAALTHVGFMPLSTQARFVVDRPFLFFIYEHRTDCLIFMGRVVDPSKS, from the exons ATGCAgctcagagacagacagagcag GATGTGGATTCTTTTAGTCATAGCAACAACCTTTCTCCTAAATGCTCCAGCTTTGGGTGGAGTGAAGGACCTCAGTTCACACTTCAGCTTCTACGAGAAAAACAATGCAATGTCTCTTaatccacacacacttccccagGGTGGTGATAACCTTCAGATGGAGTCTGTGTCTCCAGACTTCCATCAGGACAACACAGTCACCAAAGACTTGCCACTGGAAGGCTTGGAAGAGGAGGATTACATTGATTTTGATAAGATATTGGCAGAAGGAGATGATGACTACACTGAAGGTGATGCAATAGATGAAATCACCACACCTGAGCCAGACCTTGACTTTGTCTCAGAGCTGTCTGATCCTAAAGTGCGTCGAGCATGTCTCATGAGACTCTTTCATGGTCGAACACGTCTGCAGCGCATTAATGTGGTCAATGCCTTTTTTGGATTTCGCCTCTATCGAAGCCTCCGCAACCAAGTGAACCAAACAGATAATGTCCTTCTGGCACCTGCTGGAATCTCCATTACCATGGGAATGATTGCACTTGCTGTTGGTTCTACCACACACAAGCAGGTCTACCAAGCATTAGGCTTTGCTGAATTTGTCAATGCGAGCATTCACTATAATGATTCCACTGTGCACAAGCTTTTCAGCAAACTTGCACACCGACTCTTCAGGCGGAACTTCGGCTACACTTTGCGATCTGTCAATGACTTTTACATTAAGCATACTGTTGTCATGACAGAGGGCTTCCGTAGTCAGGCAAAGACATACTATTTTGCTGAGCCACAGTCTGTCGATTTTAGAGACCCAGCATTCCTTTTGAAAGCCAACCAGCGCATTCACAAGATGACCAAGGGGCTGATCAAGGAACCACTTAAAAGTGTTGACCCAAACATGGTGGTGATACTTCTAAACTACCTGTACTTTAAAG GAACATGGGAGCAGAAGTTTCCAGAGGAGCTGACCCATTACCGTAACTTCCGTGTGAATGAGAAGCACCAGGTTCGTGTGCCCATGATGCAGAATAAGGGTACTTACCTGGCTGCAGCTGACCATGAGCTGAACTGTGATGTCCTACAGCTTCCCTACAAAGGCAACATAAGCATGCTCATTGCTGTGCCACAGAAATTCTCTGGTATGAAAATCCTTGAACAAGAGGTCTCACCTACTGTCATTAACAAGTGGCTCAACAGTATGACCAACAG AACACGTGAGGTGGTGTTCCCGCGGTTTAAGCTGGAGCAGAGCTATGATCTGGTCAACCACTTGAAGCAGTTGGGTCTAACTGAACTCTTCACAGAAAAGGGTGACTTCTCTCCTATGGCTTCTGAGAAGGTCTCTGTCAACTGG TTTAAGCACCAAAGTGCCATCACAGTAAATGAGGAGGGCACTGAAGGAGCAGCACTGACCCATGTGGGTTTCATGCCTTTGTCAACACAGGCACGCTTTGTTGTGGACCGgccctttctcttttttatctaCGAACACCGCACTGACTGCCTCATCTTTATGGGACGGGTTGTAGACCCATCAAAGAGTTAA